The following coding sequences are from one Candidatus Neomarinimicrobiota bacterium window:
- a CDS encoding sulfurtransferase TusA family protein, with protein MQCPLPIVKTKKMIDSMDVDQILKMISTDPGSINDMAAWSRRTGHELLESITNNGEFIFYIKKAA; from the coding sequence GAATGCAATGCCCTCTTCCAATTGTAAAAACAAAGAAAATGATAGACTCAATGGATGTTGATCAGATACTAAAGATGATTTCTACCGATCCGGGATCCATAAATGATATGGCAGCGTGGTCGCGGCGTACAGGGCACGAACTGCTCGAAAGTATCACCAATAACGGAGAATTTATTTTCTATATAAAGAAAGCTGCCTGA